The following are encoded in a window of Maylandia zebra isolate NMK-2024a linkage group LG5, Mzebra_GT3a, whole genome shotgun sequence genomic DNA:
- the lrrc38b gene encoding leucine rich repeat containing 38b, with the protein MLPCVCWLQLILILLSSVLWTRGENCPATCLCPDPHTVDCSGRGLTSLPDEIPLDVRRLLLADNWINRIPSDFLVLYSDLVYLDLRNNSLSHIEQGTLSTSSRLVFLDLGSNNLTEIPKGTFGESRSLIKLRLGNNPYLSKVSEDAFLGLTSLRELELERNALSTLKVGALSQLPSLRVVRLEGNPWVCNCNFANLFAWLTENSNKLPNGVKGLECSLPMDGRRVSLTQLSKDSFRECQATLTLTDLLIIIFSGISVSVVAIMTSFFLASTVHCFQRWSKGTKGDEEESEE; encoded by the exons ATGTTGCCATGTGTCTGCTGGCTTCAGCTTATCCTCATCTTGCTGTCCTCTGTCTTATGGACCCGGGGGGAGAACTGCCCAGCAACCTGCTTGTGCCCAGATCCTCACACTGTGGACTGCAGTGGCCGTGGGCTAACCAGTTTACCCGATGAGATCCCCTTGGATGTGCGGAGGCTTTTGCTGGCCGACAACTGGATAAACCGTATCCCCTCTGACTTTCTGGTTCTATACAGTGACTTGGTCTATCTGGACCTCCGGAACAACTCCCTTTCCCACATAGAACAAGGGACTCTCAGCACCTCTTCCAGGCTGGTCTTCCTGGACCTTGGCAGCAACAATTTGACTGAAATCCCTAAGGGGACATTTGGGGAGTCTCGGAGTTTGATCAAACTACGACTGGGAAACAACCCATATCTGAGCAAGGTGAGTGAGGATGCTTTCCTGGGCCTCACCTCTCTGAGAGAACTTGAACTGGAGCGTAATGCGCTGTCTACCCTAAAGGTGGGGGCATTGAGTCAGTTGCCCTCCCTGCGGGTAGTGAGGCTTGAGGGCAACCCCTGGGTGTGCAATTGCAACTTTGCCAACCTGTTTGCATGGCTAACGGAGAACAGTAATAAGCTTCCAAATG GGGTCAAAGGTTTGGAGTGCTCCCTCCCTATGGATGGCAGACGTGTATCCCTTACCCAGCTCTCAAAGGACAGCTTCCGTGAGTGCCAGGCCACCCTGACTCTAACAGACCTTCTTATCATCATTTTCTCTGGCATCTCAGTGTCTGTGGTGGCCATTATGACCAGTTTCTTCCTGGCTTCAACTGTTCATTGCTTCCAGCGTTGGAGTAAAGGCACTAAGGGGGATGAAGAGGAGAGTGAGGAGTGA